The following proteins are encoded in a genomic region of Marasmius oreades isolate 03SP1 chromosome 10, whole genome shotgun sequence:
- the ADE13 gene encoding adenylosuccinase ade13 (BUSCO:EOG09261VD2), with protein sequence MESFDTYQTPLSSRYASDEMAHLFSPSNRFYTWRKLWLSLAIAEKKLGLPISDEAIEQMKANLKLNPEQFAIAAQEEKKRRHDVMAHVHTFGTVAPAAAGIIHLGATSCFVTDNADLIFLRDGLDYLIRSLTVLISRLSNFAAQYRDLPTLGFTHFQPAQLTTVGKRATLWIQELLWDLRNLRRAREDIGFRGLKGTTGTQASFLALFDGDHEKVEELDRLVTELSGFEYAYPVTSQTYSRKVDIDILAPLASLGATAHKIATDIRLLANLKEIEEPFESTQIGSSAMAYKRNPMRSERVCSLARHLMVLHQNALMTASVQWFERTLDDSANRRITLPEAFLTADIVLSTLQNVSEGLVVYPNVISRRIAQELPFMATENIIMAIVKAGGDRQEAHEKIRVLSHEAAYQVKQLGLENDLIERVKKDPYFGGIKDRLDELLDPKSFIGRAPQQVDKFLKDWVEPALADEKSQRAIKGAAKVELSV encoded by the exons AACAGATTCTATACCTGGAGAAAACTGTGGCTTAGCCTTGCAATTGCGGAAAAGAAGCTTGGACTACCGATCAGCGATGAGGCAATCGAGCAGATGAAGGCGAACTTG AAATTGAATCCAGAACAATTTGCAATTGCAGCACAGGAAGAGAAAAAGCGGCGTCACGACGTTATGGCCCACGTTCATACGTTTGGTACGGTCGCACCCGCAGCAGCGGGAATCATTCA CCTAGGAGCAACTTCGTGCTTTGTCACCGA TAATGCAGACCTGATCTTCCTTCGAGATGGCCTGGACTACCTCATCCGCTCACTGACCGTCCTCATTTCTCGATTATCCAATTTTGCCGCACAATATCGAGATCTGCCCACTTTAGGGTTCACGCACTTTCAACCAGCGCAGCTCACTACAGTAGGAAAGAGAGCTACCTTGTGGATTCAG GAACTCCTCTGGGACCTTAGGAATCTCAGACGAGCACGCGAAGATATCGGTTTCAGAGGTCTAAAAGGCACCACCGGCACGCAGGCAAGTTTCTTAGCGCTGTTCGACGGTGACCATGAAAAG GTGGAAGAACTCGACCGTTTGGTAACTGAGTTGTCCGGATTTGAGTATGCGTACCCAGTCACCTCGCAGACTTACTCCCGAAAGGTCGACATTGATATTTTGGCGCCCCTAGCGTCGCTGGGTGCGACTGCTCATAAAATCGCTACGGACATTCGTTTGTTGGCCAATCTCAAG GAAATCGAAGAACCCTTCGAATCAACTCAAATCGGTTCATCCGCAATGGCCTATAAACGTAACCCCATGCGTTCCGAACGAGTCTGCAGTCTCGCCCGTCACCTCATGGTCTTGCACCAAAACGCTCTCATGACTGCTAGCGTCCAGTGGTTTGAGCGTACTCTGGACGATAGCGCAAATCGTCGCATAACCCTCCCTGAGGCGTTCTTGACTGCTGATATCGTCCTCTCCACACTTCAAAATGTCTCTGAAGGCCTCGTTGTCTATCCCAACGTTATTTCAAGGCGTATCGCACAGGAATTACCGTTCATGGCTACTGAAAACATCATCATGGCGATCGTTAAAGCTGGGGGAGATCGTCAAGAGGCACATGAGAAGATTAGGGTGTTGTCACATGAAGCAGCGTATCAGGTGAAACAGTTGGGGTTGGAGAATGATTTGATTGAAAGGGTAAAGAAGGACCCTTATTTCGGTGGGATCAAGGACCGATTGGACGAGCTGTTGGACCCGAAGAGTTTTATTGGACGGGCACCGCAGCAGGTGGATAAGTTTTTGAAGGACTGGGTGGAACCCGCGTTGGCAGACGAAAAATCTCAGCGGGCCATTAAAGGGGCTGCGAAGGTGGAGTTGAGTGTCTGA
- a CDS encoding uncharacterized protein (BUSCO:EOG092612MY) produces MSSRAVFLLLGLAFVHLTGLYLFKNGFLLTRLALTEITSLNRTLPATHSRTVLLIIDALRFDFVSPDPPSPPSPYHHNILTLPRQLTAKYPRNSFLFNAYADPPTTTLQRIKGITTGSLPTFVDLGNNFGASSIAEDSIIKQLRIAGKTCAFMGDDTWMSVFPDSFHPNLTFPYDSFNVEDLHTVDNGVVTHLFPLLEDPNKPFDFIVGHFLGVDHVGHRVSPDHPSMKAKLDQMNDVLTRVVELLDDDTLLVVLGDHGMDSSGDHGGDDILETSSALWIYSKGFPLRPDSSPVTSGLIEYTTFPGTSVPHRRIQQIDLLPTLSLLLGLPIPFNNLGSVIPELFGPTFSRALYLNSAQIHTYLQTYRESPSGGELDDGWQRLLSAWNVISLTSNADEKLIAHSNYNRVALSECRSMWAQFNPLLMGLGLALMSIGVLAAWGVYSRLSRADHRWEDWINHKLVMSLRGAVAGTTVALIISFTLQKYLQPLGIGTLDLVLFCAPFGSCVVSIGISTPQLPDTLYSIPLVLIFHAISFLSNSFTFWEDRIVLYLLLTTSVFPAILTGVRAPTSRLRRRILIHSAVFAVCVRTMGYYTVCREEQQPYCHVTFYSSSSAPIHILVAVLPVGFGVMYAVDKVFLGTSKSNGGLATLWNNGILGPALLAGSVGWMLEWAETTTAWGDSKSAATILRLTRTWLARIALGFVVLPGIWFWFREPLCIQVQKGDESGKKQVRILGFGNAFGAPYLLFYSIFLIWVWFSSQLAAQVVLGLATVAFMCYLEIADGVKDVKELEAAFESGRLSELIEGNGDKDTDTNDISRRTSTEVFHPRIKFADVMTVSLLGLHTFYATGHQATISSIQWKSAFILTPNVAYPFSPLTVLLNSFGGLILVGVGAPLLGLWNREPKAVRVGSPREREQGDGQKSVSLSNPINHESALAALGVMIYFSVLLLGTAISAAILRRHLMVWKVFAPRFIAAALGLLVVDCAAIIGVWLGVGRVTRRVDEVFKALVG; encoded by the exons ATGAGCTCGAGGGccgtcttcctcctccttggGCTAGCATTCGTGCACCTAACTGGATTGTATCTCTTCAAGAACGGTTTTCTTTTGACGCGACTGGCTTTGACAGAGATAACCTCCCTCAACCGGACACTTCCAGCAACCCATAGTCGCACAGTCCTGCTGATTATCGACGCGTTGCGTTTCGATTTTGTTTCGCCAGATCCACCATCCCCGCCATCTCCGTATCACCATAATATCCTGACCTTACCGCGCCAACTAACAGCCAAATATCCTCGAAACTCCTTCCTTTTCAATGCATATGCTGACCCTCCAACAACGACTTTACAACGCATCAAGGGCATTACAACCGGGTCTTTACCGACCTTTGTTGATTTGGGAAACAATTTTGGAGCGTCTTCGATAGCTGAGGACTCTATTATCAAGCAGTTGAGAATTGCAGGCAAAACG TGTGCTTTCATGGGAGACGACACTTGGATGTCCGTCTTTCCAGACTCTTTTCACCCCAATCTCACTTTTCCTTATGATTCGTTCAACGTGGAAGACCTGCACACTGTCGATAACGGTGTCGTCACTCACTTATTTCCTCTCTTGGAGGACCCGAACAAGCCATTTGACTTTATCGTTGGACATTTCCTCGGTGTGGATCATGTCGGGCACCGAGTCAGTCCAGACCACCCTAGCATGAAAGCAAAGCTCGATCAAATGAATGATGTCCTCACCCGGGTCGTAGAATTGCTCGACGACGACACGTTATTGGTGGTTCTCGGTGATCACGGTATGGACTCCTCTGGAGACCATGGTGGAGATGACATACTCGAGACATCATCTGCGCTATGGATTTATAGCAAGGGTTTCCCGTTGCGCCCCGATTCATCCCCAGTTACGTCTGGTCTTATTGAGTACACCACCTTTCCGGGCACTTCAGTACCACACAGACGTATTCAACAAATCGATCTTTTACCCACCCTATCCCTACTTCTTGGTTTGCCAATTCCCTTCAATAACCTTGGTTCAGTTATTCCAGAGCTGTTCGGTCCAACTTTCTCTCGTGCTCTTTACCTTAACTCTGCCCAAATCCACACTTATCTGCAGACGTATCGCGAGAGCCCTTCTGGCGGAGAACTGGACGATGGTTGGCAACGTCTACTCTCCGCTTGGAATGTAATCTCACTGACATCTAACGCTGATGAGAAGCTTATTGCTCATTCGAATTACAACCGAGTTGCTCTCTCCGAATGCAGGTCGATGTGGGCACAATTCAACCCATTACTGATGGGTTTGGGTCTGGCTTTGATGAGTATTGGGGTCTTGGCTGCCTGGGGAGTGTACAGCAGGTTATCACGCGCCGATCATCGATGGGAAGACTGGATTAATCACAAACTCGTAATGAGCCTCCGTGGTGCTGTCGCTGGTACCACGGTTGCGTTAATTATCTCTTTTACCCTCCAAAAATACCTCCAGCCTTTGGGTATTGGCACTTTGGACCTTGTTTTGTTCTGTGCGCCATTCGGATCTTGCGTGGTATCAATAGGAATCTCAACACCACAACTCCCCGACACTCTTTATTCGATTCCTCTCGTTCTCATTTTTCACGCCATATCCTTCCTATCAAATTCCTTCACCTTTTGGGAAGACCGTATTGTTCTCTATCTTCTTCTTACCACATCAGTTTTCCCAGCAATCCTCACCGGCGTGCGAGCTCCGACCTCGCGTCTCCGCCGACGAATTCTCATCCATTCGGCTGTGTTCGCAGTTTGTGTTCGGACAATGGGATACTATACTGTATGCAGAGAAGAGCAACAGCCCTATTGCCATGTAACATTTTATTCGTCATCGAGCGCACCAATCCATATACTTGTTGCGGTGCTACCTGTCGGATTCGGAGTGATGTACGCTGTCGATAAAGTGTTTTTGGGCACCTCAAAATCAAATGGAGGGTTAGCAACGTTATGGAACAATGGTATCCTGGGGCCAGCTTTACTCGCAGGCAGCGTGGGTTGGATGTTGGAGTGGGCGGAAACCACTACTGCTTGGGGAGATAGTAAATCTGCGGCTACAATCTTACGGTTGACGAGAACCTGGTTAGCTCGGATAGCACTCGGATTTGTCGTCTTGCCAGGGATATGGTTCTGGTTCAGAGAACCGTTGTGCATCCAGGTACAAAAGGGTGACGAGAGCGGCAAAAAGCAAGTTAGGATCCTTGGGTTCGGCAACGCCTTCGGGGCACCGTACTTGCTCTTTTACTCCATCTTCTTGATATGGGTATGGTTCTCATCGCAGTTGGCTGCTCAGGTCGTACTCGGATTAGCAACAGTCGCGTTTATGTGTTATTTGGAAATTGCAGATGGAGTGAAAGATGTAAAGGAATTGGAAGCTGCCTTTGAAAGTGGACGTCTGTCCGAGTTGATTGAGGGAAACGGTGATAAAGACACGGACACGAATGATATATCGCGACGTACGAGCACGGAGGTCTTCCACCCACGCATAAAATTCGCAGATGTGATGACCGTCTCACTGCTGGGACTGCATACGTTCTACGCTACTGGCCACCAAGCAACAATATCGAGTATTCAATGGAAATCTGCGTTCATTTTAACACCTAACGTCGCCTATCCTTTCTCACCTCTCACGGTGCTGCTCAATTCTTTCGGAGGGTTGATTTTGGTTGGGGTCGGAGCGCCCTTGCTCGGTTTATGGAATAGAGAACCCAAGGCAGTTCGTGTAGGCAGtccgagagagagagaacaaggtGATGGTCAGAAGTCTGTCTCGTTATCTAACCCAATCAACCACGAATCGGCCCTGGCTGCACTCGGGGTGATGATATACTTCTCCGTTCTTCTACTCGGGACAGCCATAAGTGCTGCAATCCTCCGAAGGCATTTGATGGTGTGGAAAGTATTTGCACCGAGATTCATAGCTGCGGCCCTTGGTCTGCTTGTTGTGGACTGTGCTGCGATTATCGGAGTCTGGTTGGGTGTAGGTAGGGTgacgagaagagttgatgAGGTGTTTAAGGCTTTAGTCGGCTGA
- the CDC42 gene encoding Rho GTPase, with translation MQTIKCVVVGDGAVGKTCLLISYTTNKFPSEYVPTVFDNYAVTVMIGEDPYTLGLFDTAGQEDYDRLRPLSYPQTDVFLVCFSVTSPASFENVKEKWFPEVHHHCPGVPCLIVGTQIDLRDDAQVIEKLARQKQRPVTNEQGERLARELGAVKYVECSALTQKGLKNVFDEAIVAALEPPVVKKGKKLGCLIL, from the exons ATGCAGACTATCAAGTGTGTAGTAGTTGGCGACGGTGCTGTGGGTAAG ACCTGTTTGTTGATATCGTATACCACCAACAAGTTCCCCAGTGAATATGTGCCAACC GTTTTTGATAATTACGCTGTCACGGTCATGATTGGGGAGGACCCCTATACATTAGGTCTGTTTGATACCGCCG GTCAGGAAGATTACGATCGTCTTCGTCCGTTATCGTACCCACAGACGGACGTTTTCCTTGTCTGTTTTAGCGTAACATCTCCCGCATCGTTCGAGAACGTGAAGGAAAAATGGTTCCCAGAGGTGCATCACCACTGTCCTGGTGTCCCATGCCTGATCGTTGGGACTCAAATTGATTTGCGGGACGACGCTCAAGTTATAGAAAAGTTGGCGCGACAGAAACAACGACCGGTAACGAACGAGCAAGGTGAAAGACTTGCACGGGAGCTAGGAGCAGTGAAATATGTCGAATGTTCGGCGTTGACGCAAAAGGGGTTGAAAAACGTGTTTGATGAG GCTATCGTTGCTGCCCTTGAACCACCCGTCGTTAAGAAGGGCAAGAAACTGGGCTGTCTCATTCTGTGA
- the SF3B4 gene encoding Splicing factor 3B subunit 4 produces the protein MSRPQDDRNQEATVYLGNLDERCTDAIVWELMLQAGPVVNVHLPKDRISMAHQGYGFCEFLTEEDAEYACKIMNQIKLWGKPIRVNKASSDKKQLDVGANLFIGNLDENVDERLLYDTFSAFGLMATTAKIARDPSTGSSKGYGFVSYTDFEASDAAIESMNGQFLMNKAITVQYAFKKDGKGERHGTAAERLLATQARKNNALPVAARPPPAPIAFGGRPPMPFQGPYQGQFAGALAQAPPPPGFTPQQTVMPPQIPMQMQMPPPPGMGPPAISGMPPASPMQPPQMPMYGQFSPTPPPGFNVQGFPGHVPPPPPPGFQPQFQQ, from the exons ATGTCGCGTCCACAGGATGACAGAAACCAAGAAGCAACTGTCTATCTT GGAAACCTCGATGAACGTTGTACAGATGCTATTGTTTGGGAACTTATGCTACAGGCGGGGCCAGTCG TCAATGTGCACCTTCCCAAAGACCGAATATCAATGGCTCATCAAGGCTACGGCTTCTGCGAGTTCCTGACAGAGGAAGATGCGGAATACGCATGCAAAATTATGAACCAAATCAAATTGTGGGGGAAACCTATTCGGGTTAATAAG GCATCCTCTGATAAGAAACAACTCGACGTGGGAGCGAACTTGTTCATCGGTAACTTGGACGAAAATGTCGACGAGCGACTACTTTATGACACATTCAGTGCGTTCGGTCTCATGGCTACCACTGCAAAG ATTGCACGGGACCCTAGTACTGGTTCCTCCAAAGGTTACGGTTTTGTCTCTTACACGGATTTTGAGGCATCCGACGCCGCTATCGAGTCAATGAACGGGCAGTTCTTAATGAACAAGGCTATCACAGTTCAGTACGCATTCAAGAAGGACGGAAAGGGAGAACGTCATGGCACAGCTGCTGAACGTTTACTTGCTACTCAAGCACGGAAAAACAACGCTTTACCTGTTGCTGCTCGGCCACCACCTGCACCGATAGCGTTTGGTGGTCGGCCTCCGATGCCTTTCCAAGGCCCTTACCAAGGCCAATTTGCCGGCGCTTTGGCGCAAGCCCCACCGCCTCCAGGGTTTACGCCTCAACAGACTGTCATGCCCCCACAGATACCAATGCAGATGCAaatgcctcctcctcctggtaTGGGCCCCCCTGCCATATCAGGAATGCCACCCGCATCTCCTATGCAACCACCTCAAATGCCAATGTATGGTCAGTTTTCACCAACACCACCTCCTGGATTCAATGTCCAAGGTTTCCCTGGCCatgtaccaccaccaccaccccctGGATTTCAACCCCAGTTTCAACAATAA